Genomic DNA from Candidatus Binataceae bacterium:
GATGTTGAGCGTGATTCCGGTGAGCGCGAGCGCGGCGAAGCTGCCCACCAGGCAGGCGAGCGCCGCAATTACCGTGGCCAGCGCCGGCGCTAGCCGCCCGAACTCCCACAGCACGATCAGCAGCACCATCACGAGCCCGGCCGCCATCACCAGCGCGAGCTGATGGAATGCCTGCTGCTGCTGCTTGTACAGCCCGCCGAGTTCGAGCGACACGCCCGGCAGCAGCGCCATCTTCTGCAGCCGCGTCGTGATTTCGGCGAGCGCGGTGCCGAGATCGACGCCCTCGAGGCGGGCGGTGACGGGGACGACCGGGCGCAGCCGCTCGCGCGCAAGCTCGTTGGTTTCGCCGCCCCAGCGGATTTCCGCGACCGCCGTGAGCGGCACGAGAGTGCCGGACGGCGTGCGCAACTGTACCTCGGAGAGCGCGGAGAGCTCGCGATGAAAGTCCGGCGGGTAGCGCACGCGCACGTTCACCAGCCGATCGCCGGCGCTCAGCCGGGTTGCGACGGTGCCTTCGATCGCGGTTTCGAGCGTCGCGCGGATATCGTCGGCGCTAAGCCCGTAGCGCGCCGCTGCGCTTTGGTCGATCGCGATTTCTTCTTCGGGGCTGCTCACCACGATGCCGTCGAAGACGTCAACGACGCCCTTGACCCCGCTGATCTCCGCGGCCACGCGGCGCGCCGTTCGCTCGATCGCGGTCTGGTCGGCGCCGAACACTTTGACCTCGATCGGCTCGGGTACGCCCGAAAGGTCGCCGATCAAATCCTGGAGCACCTGCGAAAATTCGATATGCACGCCGGGAACCGCGGCAAGGATTCGCCCGCGCACGTCGTCCATGACGGCTTCGATGGAACGTGTGCGCTTGGGCTTGAGCCGCACCGAGAAGTCGCCGCGATCGGATTCGGTGAGAAAGAATCCCAGTTGAGTGCCGGTGCGCCGCGAGAAGGCGGCGACCTCCGGCGTCGCGCGCAGGATATCCTCGATCTTGCCGAGCAGCGCGTTGGAGTCGTCGAGCGTGCTTTGCGGCGGCGCGATGTAGTCGAGGACGAAGCCGCCTTCGTCGAGCGCGGGCAGGTAGTCGGTGCCGGCGGCGCGGTACAGCACAAAGGCCGCGACGAAGCAGGCCGCGGCGGCGATAAGCGCCAACGCCGGAACGCGGATGAACGGGCGCAACTCGGCAAGAAACGCGGCGCGCATCGCGCCGAACATCCGTCCCGGCGCACGGCTTGCGCGCCGCCATCGCCCGACCATCTCCTCCAGCGCGGGAGTAAAGAAGACCGCGAGCGCAAGCGAGATCGCAAGGCCGCCGCCGAGCGTAATCGCAAGCGCGCGAAAGAACAGCCCCGTGATGTCGGAGACGAAGACGAGCGGCATGAAGACCGCGATCACCGTGAGGGTCGAAGCGACGAGCGGGCGGCTGAGTTCGTCAAGCGCGCGCTCGACCGCGGCGCCGGTCTTAAGCCCGGTTGCATGGCCGCGATGGATCGCCTCGATCATCACGATCGCGTCGTCGATGAAGAGCCCGATCCCGGCCGCGATTCCCCCGAGCGTCATCATGTTGAACGTCATCCCGCAAAGCGCCATCACCACGAACGTGATCGCCACGGTGCAGGGCACCACGATCGCGGCCACCAGCGCGCTCAGCACGCTCATCGTGAAGATGAAGACGACGGCGACCGACAGCACCAGCCCAAGCAGGATCGCGTCGCGCACGCTTGCGACCGATTCGGCGACCAGCGCCGCCTGGTCGTAGGAAAAGGAGAACGTGACGTCGGGATAGCGCTGGCGGAATTCGGCGACGATCGCGCGGACCTCGCGCGCGATCGACTCGGTATCGCCGTCGGGGGTGCGCGAAATTCCCACCAGCACCGACGGCCCATTTTCGCTCGTGGTGCGGATGTAGTCCTCGGTGATCCCGGGATCGACGGAGGCCAGATCGCGCACGTAAACCGGCTGGTTATCGACGGTCGCAATCGGCACTCCCAAAAGTTGGTCGCTTTGATGCAGGCCGCCGGTGACGACCGTCAACAGCATCCTATGCTGGTCGAGAACGCGGCCTGCCGACGCGATCACGTTGGCCTTGCCAAGCCCGCTCACCACCTGGTCCGGGGTTAGCCCGTGCGCGAGCATCCGCGCCGGATCCAGCCGCACCACGTATTCGCGGTATTTGGCGCCGACCATCTCGACCCGGAAAACGCCGCCGATGCGATGGAGGCTCGGGACCAGGTCGTAAAACGCGACGTCGGTGAGCTCGGTCAGGTTGCGCACGTGCGAGCTAAGGCTCAAATCCAGAATCGGGAACGTGCCGGTGGTCAGTAATCGGGTATTGACCGTGGTCCCGGGCGGCAGATGCGCGCGAGCCTCGGCCAGCGCCGCGCCGAGCAGTTCGAAGCTGGTCGTGGGATCGCTGCTCTCGGCGAAGGTGACGTCGATTTCGGCGCTGCCGCGCGTGGTGGTCGAGCGCACGAGCGTGGTCCCGGCAACGTTGTACGCAGCCTCTTCCAGCGGGCGGGTCACCGCGACCAGCATCTGGCTTGCGGGAAGCTCGGCGCTGTCGGCGAGGATGATGGCGCGATGGAAAACGAACTCGGGAAAGACCGCGTTGGGAATCGATCGCGCCAGGATCACGCCGAGGGCGCTGAGCGCGATCACGGCGAAGAGCGAGAGCAGGGTGCTGCGGCGGCTCATCGATTCGGCAATCAGGGCTGTTGCGGCGCGGTTTCGGCAGCCGGCGAGGCAGCCGCGGCGGGCGCCACGGACGCGCGCACCTCAAGGCCGTCGGA
This window encodes:
- a CDS encoding efflux RND transporter permease subunit: MSRRSTLLSLFAVIALSALGVILARSIPNAVFPEFVFHRAIILADSAELPASQMLVAVTRPLEEAAYNVAGTTLVRSTTTRGSAEIDVTFAESSDPTTSFELLGAALAEARAHLPPGTTVNTRLLTTGTFPILDLSLSSHVRNLTELTDVAFYDLVPSLHRIGGVFRVEMVGAKYREYVVRLDPARMLAHGLTPDQVVSGLGKANVIASAGRVLDQHRMLLTVVTGGLHQSDQLLGVPIATVDNQPVYVRDLASVDPGITEDYIRTTSENGPSVLVGISRTPDGDTESIAREVRAIVAEFRQRYPDVTFSFSYDQAALVAESVASVRDAILLGLVLSVAVVFIFTMSVLSALVAAIVVPCTVAITFVVMALCGMTFNMMTLGGIAAGIGLFIDDAIVMIEAIHRGHATGLKTGAAVERALDELSRPLVASTLTVIAVFMPLVFVSDITGLFFRALAITLGGGLAISLALAVFFTPALEEMVGRWRRASRAPGRMFGAMRAAFLAELRPFIRVPALALIAAAACFVAAFVLYRAAGTDYLPALDEGGFVLDYIAPPQSTLDDSNALLGKIEDILRATPEVAAFSRRTGTQLGFFLTESDRGDFSVRLKPKRTRSIEAVMDDVRGRILAAVPGVHIEFSQVLQDLIGDLSGVPEPIEVKVFGADQTAIERTARRVAAEISGVKGVVDVFDGIVVSSPEEEIAIDQSAAARYGLSADDIRATLETAIEGTVATRLSAGDRLVNVRVRYPPDFHRELSALSEVQLRTPSGTLVPLTAVAEIRWGGETNELARERLRPVVPVTARLEGVDLGTALAEITTRLQKMALLPGVSLELGGLYKQQQQAFHQLALVMAAGLVMVLLIVLWEFGRLAPALATVIAALACLVGSFAALALTGITLNISSFMGVIMVAGIAAKNGILLLDRAEHGVASGEAPARALTGAATVRLRPIVMTTLATAAGLLPLALGYGAGAKVQQPLAVAVIGGLVMAMLLSSAIAGGIYLLGTRARAPLASASAE